CAACGCCAGGTGGCTCGGCGTAACCCCCTACCAGCTCATGGAGAACGCCGGGGCGGGCGTTGCGAGAACCATCGAGGAACGCTTTGGGAAGAACCTCAGGATAGCGGTTTTCTCGGGGACGGGGAACAACGGCGGGGACGGTTTCGTAGCCTACGACATCATAAGCGACGGGAAAACTTGGAAGTACAGCAGAACGGGCAACCGGGGGATGACCACCGGTGGAACGGGAGACGTTCTGGCGGGACTCGTTGGCTCTCTTTTAGCGTTCGGTAACGAACCGCTCAGAGCAGCCTCGGTCGGTGCTTTCCTCAATGGTCTTTCTGGGGACATGGTGAAGGGGGGGCTCGGGGAGAACTTCACCGCCCTGGAGGTCGCGAGGAGGGTTCCAAGGGCTGTTAAGTGGGTACTGGAGTTCTGAGCTTCCATTGGTTTCGGTGCTCGGGAATCTCCATTACTCTATTTGTTTTCGTTATTTGAGATAGTATTTTGAGAGATTAAAGATTTTCTTTTTCATTTTTTAGTGAATAATTCATAGAGCCTTACTGCCTCATCCGTATGTATTTTGTCCATTGCAATCCATGCAGTAGCGTCGTATATTGTAAATTACTATTTGATATAAAACTTTTTAAAGGTTGGGACTCAATACTTGAGTGAAAACTCAAGGAGGTGAGCTTGGTGAAGTGGAAGCCTTTGGTGGTGGTACTCATTGGGCTGCTCCTGTTTGGAGCGACCGCTGGGAATGCCGCGGCGGCGCCAATTTCCGACATGCCAAGACCTCAACACAATATTGGCCTAGGAAGTGTTATCATGTCTTGGCTTGTGAGCTATGATAATGCTATAATATCAAAAAACAGGGAGTATCATGGTGGGCTTGGCTATATGTGGCATTACAAAGTAAGACATGGAAGGAGGGGGGAGTTGAAGATATCAGTGTTCAAGTATGTCCCTCTATTCGGTTATAGTACTTATACAATACTGCCAGATATGACCGTATACGAAAATACATTCTATGGTGAGAACTTTAAGTTAAAGTCTGTTGAGACTCACAGAATCCCGGGTGTTGGACTTAGATTTAAGACAATAGAAACAAGCTACTCCTCATGGATTAGCAGTGGCGGATGGTGGACCATAGACCTGAAGTTTGACGCTGGATACGGTAGGCATGGTATAGTCACCTTTGGAATGAGCAATCTCGACAACTTTATTCTAGCGTTCCTGGGCAAACTGGGGGCAGGAAAGTGGGCGGATAAGCTCGTTGATTTTGTGTCTAAAGGCAGTCTATCTTCGTTGGCAGATGCACTCTCAGCAATTTTGATCTTTGCCTCTGGAATAAACGTGGATGCAGTATACTTCACGGAGGTGTGAAATTTGATTCTAACCTTTGTCTATTTTCTTTTTGGATTTTTACTCGCGTTCTGTCCTTTCACGGGAATACCAGCCATACTGATAGGTATCTTATTCGTCAAAATCGATACTAAAGCCAAGCTCGCGTACTCCCTCGCGGGTTTTGTGGCGGGAACCCTGGCTGGAGTATCCCTGTGGGGGAGCTCTTGGATCTTTGAGCAACTCAGATGGGATTATCAGGAACATGGAATATGGGGGTTTATCGGGGGCACAACGATTATCCTGCTGTTAGCCATTCTCTTGGCCCGGGTTCTTAATAAGAAGTATCCGATGGGTGATGCAAAATGAAATGTACTGTTTTGGATTTTATATCGGTGGCGATGGCATATGGCATTATAGCATATTCTACTCAACTTTTGGGTTTTTATGCTATGCTCCAACTCATGAGTGCCCCTATCTGGAAGATGTGGGTTGCTATAATCGGTGTGGGAATTAAGTTTCTGTTACAAGTTTCAATAATCTGGTTTTTTATTCGGATAATGCTGGGGTATAACCTTAAGACGACTGATATTAGCTCTGCGTTTGTTCCATTGATTATAGCCGGGATTTTCTGTTTCGTTTTGAGGTTTGTTGGATACTTTATCTTAACCAATGTGTATCTTATTTCATTAAGACATATTCTGGAAAACATTTCTATGGCTATAGGATGGTTTTTGTCACTTTACCTCCTTGGAAAGAAAATATCGCTGAGTCCTTTAAAGATATGTGGTATTGGGCTGTTGGTCTATTTTGTTCTCCCACCGATTTGATTTAGAACCCTTAAAGGTGAAACTTTATGGTTGCACACTATGACAGCTGGGTCAGCTTGGGCGGACGTTGGAGACTGGGCGTGAAGTTTGATGCAGGGTACGGTATTCATG
The window above is part of the Thermococcus sp. P6 genome. Proteins encoded here:
- a CDS encoding NAD(P)H-hydrate dehydratase produces the protein MRIEDVYIWDINARWLGVTPYQLMENAGAGVARTIEERFGKNLRIAVFSGTGNNGGDGFVAYDIISDGKTWKYSRTGNRGMTTGGTGDVLAGLVGSLLAFGNEPLRAASVGAFLNGLSGDMVKGGLGENFTALEVARRVPRAVKWVLEF